The following proteins are encoded in a genomic region of Paenibacillus antri:
- a CDS encoding extracellular solute-binding protein, translated as MLVSSDASNLNDKWVVKELEERTGVKVDLQFYSTATYAEKLKVIMASGDLPDIIHGPSLAEINELGGKGAFAPINDYLDQLPNFKAMYVDNAENNWVMKSYSDDGGNIYTWPIYGLNREVNHGFLYRKDIFDKHNIPLWTNTEEFYQALKKLKELYPDSIPYASKTQAWIFRDWGYGWNIAGYPHNYNEDTGKWELAFTKPEYKEMLDFMKKLRQEGLLDPEFVTDTSANWTAKMTTDQSFVTFDWIGRLDMFYNQVKETNPEYDLRYGNPVGPEFKIRSLPMISSYGHAIAKNENTEVSMKLMDYLTSPSGAELMTVGQQGENYELGADGKVVYPELKDLDLIEIKVLEDKYGMWVQGFYTRTDRRSVYYNYTEKEQEAQDMMKDMKLPLDPVLKFTDEENSTIADLAATLQKAGEEFSAKYVLTDSYGQAEWDAWLQQAKKLGEDDFVGAYNAAQARFDAE; from the coding sequence ATGCTTGTCTCCAGCGATGCTTCCAATCTGAACGACAAGTGGGTCGTGAAAGAATTGGAAGAAAGAACCGGCGTGAAAGTGGATCTCCAGTTTTACTCTACTGCGACTTATGCGGAAAAGCTCAAAGTGATCATGGCCTCCGGAGACCTTCCGGACATTATTCACGGGCCGAGCCTCGCGGAAATTAACGAATTGGGAGGCAAAGGCGCCTTCGCTCCGATTAACGATTACCTCGATCAGCTGCCTAACTTTAAAGCGATGTACGTAGATAACGCGGAAAACAACTGGGTCATGAAATCGTATTCGGACGACGGCGGCAACATCTATACGTGGCCGATCTACGGACTGAACCGCGAGGTGAACCACGGCTTCCTGTACCGCAAAGATATTTTCGATAAACATAACATTCCGTTATGGACGAACACCGAAGAGTTCTACCAAGCCTTGAAGAAATTGAAAGAGCTCTATCCGGATTCGATTCCTTACGCTTCGAAGACGCAAGCCTGGATTTTCCGGGATTGGGGATACGGTTGGAACATCGCCGGTTATCCGCACAATTACAATGAAGATACAGGCAAATGGGAATTGGCGTTCACGAAGCCGGAATATAAAGAAATGCTCGACTTTATGAAGAAGCTTCGCCAAGAAGGACTGCTCGATCCGGAATTCGTGACCGACACCTCGGCCAACTGGACGGCGAAGATGACGACGGATCAATCGTTCGTCACGTTCGACTGGATCGGCCGATTGGATATGTTCTACAACCAAGTGAAAGAGACGAATCCGGAATACGACCTGCGTTACGGCAACCCGGTCGGACCGGAATTCAAAATTCGCAGCCTGCCGATGATCTCCAGCTACGGCCACGCGATCGCGAAGAACGAAAATACGGAAGTGTCGATGAAGCTGATGGACTACCTTACCAGCCCGTCCGGCGCCGAGCTCATGACGGTGGGCCAACAAGGCGAAAATTATGAGCTGGGAGCCGACGGCAAAGTCGTATATCCGGAGCTGAAGGATCTTGATTTGATCGAGATCAAAGTGCTGGAAGATAAGTACGGCATGTGGGTACAAGGATTCTACACGCGTACCGACCGTCGCAGCGTGTACTATAACTACACGGAGAAGGAACAAGAAGCGCAAGACATGATGAAGGACATGAAGCTTCCGCTGGACCCCGTATTGAAATTTACGGATGAGGAAAACTCGACGATCGCCGACCTCGCCGCGACGCTGCAGAAGGCGGGCGAAGAATTCAGCGCGAAGTACGTCCTTACGGATTCTTACGGTCAAGCCGAATGGGATGCATGGCTCCAGCAAGCGAAAAAGCTGGGCGAAGACGACTTCGTCGGCGCGTACAACGCTGCGCAGGCTCGATTCGACGCCGAATAA
- a CDS encoding ABC transporter permease has product MNTAMLNPKRGQTSKWISMLQHIKRDRQFLLLLLPCIAFFAIFRYGPIYGLIIAFKDFSVYDGILGSEWVGLEHFRKFFNSFDFWLLFKNTLLLGLYNLLWSFPFPIVFAILLNEVRNQRFKKSIQTFSYLPAFLSIVIICSMVIDFLSPSRGLINQFISFLGFEKTYFMIAPEWFRTIFISSDIWASMGYEAIIYLAAIAGIDPTLYEAAKVDGAKRWHTMRYITVPAILPTILVMFILKAGSMFRIGYEKVLLLYNPMTYEVADVFSTYVYRKGLLERDYSYAAAVGIFEALIALIMLLGANVLSRRFGGKSLW; this is encoded by the coding sequence ATGAACACTGCTATGCTGAATCCGAAGCGGGGCCAAACGTCGAAGTGGATCTCCATGCTGCAGCATATCAAACGAGATCGCCAATTTTTGCTCTTACTGCTCCCCTGCATCGCGTTTTTCGCCATTTTTCGTTACGGGCCGATCTATGGTTTGATTATCGCTTTTAAGGATTTTAGCGTATATGACGGCATATTAGGCAGCGAATGGGTAGGATTGGAGCACTTTCGGAAATTTTTTAACAGCTTTGATTTCTGGCTTCTTTTTAAGAACACCTTGCTGCTTGGCCTTTATAATTTATTATGGAGTTTTCCGTTCCCGATCGTCTTCGCGATTCTTCTGAATGAAGTAAGAAACCAGCGTTTCAAGAAATCGATTCAGACGTTCAGTTATCTTCCCGCCTTCTTGTCGATCGTAATCATCTGCAGTATGGTGATCGATTTTCTGTCCCCGAGTCGAGGTTTGATCAACCAGTTCATCTCGTTCCTCGGGTTCGAAAAGACCTACTTTATGATCGCTCCGGAATGGTTCCGAACGATCTTTATTTCATCGGACATCTGGGCTTCCATGGGCTATGAAGCCATTATATACCTGGCGGCCATCGCCGGAATCGACCCCACGCTCTACGAAGCGGCGAAGGTGGACGGCGCGAAGCGGTGGCACACGATGCGGTACATTACGGTCCCTGCGATCCTCCCGACGATTCTCGTTATGTTCATTTTGAAAGCGGGATCGATGTTCCGGATCGGTTACGAGAAGGTTCTATTGCTATACAACCCGATGACGTACGAAGTTGCGGACGTATTTTCTACCTACGTCTACCGGAAAGGGCTCTTAGAGCGAGATTACAGCTATGCGGCTGCCGTAGGCATTTTCGAAGCGTTGATTGCATTGATCATGCTGCTTGGAGCCAATGTGCTGAGCAGAAGATTCGGGGGTAAGAGCCTATGGTAG